One Bemisia tabaci chromosome 7, PGI_BMITA_v3 DNA window includes the following coding sequences:
- the nito gene encoding RNA-binding protein spenito: MISSFRNSKPRLTVKISNMKRSPSRDSPPLRSKRSRSSMRRYDDSSDERVTPERIRRRSPRGRSPLSPRRYALERDDYRSRGLEKAYPSFKVLCVSALHPKASDELIKDTLYREFKKFGDLSIRISHDLDERLAYVCFRSSEDARDAKHNKSRIILFDKVALVEPVFEKRSSAELYRGHSRPRSRSITPEYDRYYRRSPVPDHHRPLPPDRIYDRGYPPPVPLPPHRGEFIRREGPILPPHDPFLPRGPPLHPHHHPHPLPPHHLPPGPHGPYGPPRHMMIPHFKPPPHHFVDEMKKKDKFPNYLHHVPPEEDPLATRTLFAGNLEIGITEEELRRIFNRYGIVEDIDIKRPLPGTGNAYAFVRYQNLDMAHRAKVELSGQYIGKFQCKIGYGKATPTTKIWVGGLGPWTSISQLEREFDRFGAIQKIDYVKGDTQAYILYNSIDAATAAVKEMRGFALGGPEHKLRIDFADVANYPGKSRSSYPEDMASGAGDFRSRSSDFASYDSPYDPWTESDPYGSRVSRGRGSNRRGGYRDGYDDDLARHPDYDRVKSEPRSRSRSPKHRSMDSDSGSESGRANGILGSSRTLVDLARRCISVWSGALILKNSLFPAKFHLTDGDPEVVDTLMKDETGKHLLRITQRLRLDQPKLEDVSKRIATSNSHAIFLGLPSSGSSITSDDASVQTRPLRNLVSYLKQKEAAGVISLIQKDTEVTGVLYAFPPCAFSAELLKRTAHSLTEDSLKEDHLVVVVVRGGTA, encoded by the coding sequence ATGATCAGTTCGTTCAGGAATAGTAAGCCGAGGTTAAcagtgaaaatttcgaatatgaAACGAAGCCCAAGTCGGGATTCACCGCCTTTGCGGAGTAAAAGATCGCGGTCGAGTATGAGGCGTTACGACGATAGCTCGGACGAACGAGTGACACCCGAAAGGATTCGTCGGCGCTCGCCCAGAGGTAGATCACCTCTGAGTCCACGGCGGTATGCCCTGGAACGGGACGATTATCGCTCGCGCGGATTGGAAAAAGCCTACCCGAGTTTCAAAGTGTTGTGTGTGAGTGCATTGCACCCGAAAGCTAGCGACGAGCTTATCAAGGATACCCTCTACCGAGAGTTTAAAAAGTTTGGTGATCTGAGCATTCGAATCTCCCATGATTTGGATGAGAGATTGGCATACGTGTGTTTTCGGAGTAGCGAAGACGCCCGAGACGCCAAGCATAATAAATCtagaataattttatttgataaGGTAGCCTTAGTCGAACCTGTGTTCGAGAAGAGAAGTAGTGCAGAATTGTACCGGGGTCATAGTCGACCTCGCTCCAGGAGCATTACTCCCGAGTATGATAGATACTACCGCCGCTCACCTGTCCCTGATCACCACCGACCTTTACCTCCTGATAGGATATACGATCGAGGCTATCCCCCGCCTGTTCCCCTTCCTCCGCATCGAGGAGAATTTATAAGGCGGGAAGGTCCGATCCTACCTCCTCATGATCCCTTTCTACCGAGAGGCCCGCCCCTCCACCCTCATCATCATCCCCATCCCCTTCCCCCACATCATTTGCCTCCCGGACCTCACGGCCCGTATGGACCACCACGTCACATGATGATCCCTCATTTCAAGCCGCCTCCTCACCACTTCGTCGAtgaaatgaagaagaaagatAAGTTCCCAAATTACTTGCATCATGTGCCTCCAGAGGAAGATCCACTTGCCACCAGGACCTTGTTTGCAGGAAACTTAGAGATAGGTATCACAGAGGAAGAGTTAAGACGAATTTTTAACCGTTACGGTATTGTAGAAGATATCGATATCAAAAGACCATTACCAGGCACTGGTAATGCTTATGCCTTTGTACGCTACCAGAACTTGGACATGGCCCATCGCGCCAAAGTGGAACTCTCAGGACAATACATAGGTAAATTCCAGTGCAAGATAGGTTATGGCAAAGCGACACCGACCACAAAAATATGGGTTGGTGGTCTTGGACCTTGGACTTCCATTTCTCAATTGGAAAGAGAATTTGACAGGTTTGGAGCCATCCAAAAAATTGACTATGTCAAAGGTGATACGCAGGCCTACATTTTGTATAATTCAATTGATGCTGCAACTGCTGCTGTTAAAGAAATGCGAGGGTTTGCCCTTGGAGGACCAGAGCATAAGTTACGAATTGATTTTGCTGATGTTGCTAACTATCCCGGTAAGAGTCGCTCATCGTATCCTGAAGATATGGCCTCTGGAGCAGGTGATTTCAGATCTCGCTCTAGTGATTTTGCCAGTTATGATTCGCCATATGATCCATGGACGGAGAGTGACCCGTACGGATCAAGAGTGTCCAGGGGCCGAGGCAGCAACCGCAGAGGTGGGTATCGAGACGGCTATGATGATGATCtagctagacaccctgattacgACAGAGTGAAGAGTGAACCCCGTTCCAGGTCCCGTTCGCCTAAACACCGATCCATGGACAGTGACTCAGGCTCGGAGAGTGGTCGTGCCAATGGAATCTTAGGCTCATCTAGGACACTCGTAGACCTTGCAAGAAGATGTATTAGTGTTTGGAGTGGTGCACTTATTCTCAAGAATTCTCTGTTTCCAGCCAAATTTCATCTCACCGACGGAGATCCTGAAGTTGTTGATACTCTCATGAAAGATGAAACCGGTAAACATCTCCTACGAATTACTCAGAGACTTCGACTTGACCAGCCAAAATTAGAAGATGTTTCCAAACGTATAGCCACCTCCAATTCACATGCTATCTTCTTGGGTTTACCAAGCTCTGGTTCGTCTATTACGAGCGATGATGCCTCTGTTCAGACTCGGCCTCTCAGAAACCTGGTGTCTTATCTGAAGCAGAAAGAAGCTGCTGGAGTTATTTCTTTAATTCAGAAAGACACAGAAGTAACAGGAGTGCTGTACGCATTTCCCCCATGTGCATTCTCTGCAGAACTTTTGAAACGGACCGCTCATAGCCTCACGGAAGATAGTTTAAAAGAAGATCACCTTGTCGTTGTTGTGGTTAGAGGGGGCACGGCTTGA
- the LOC109032242 gene encoding uncharacterized protein produces MAHGGSPSFSNDIMKGQVQLVIASLQKSVPHKIFWLSEDFVDEEILETCIIKSISENEETWLQPDFSGNESFEVDSVEEWLSKESPKTNFILSNTGNSNNYASGIGKHPSPYLTFVRQKRPNFDMSKLTLAPNILDLNVTGDGVGNVDHENDGSMASSLLLDSHVAHLDKTGVLNFDDQTESESLQNCLNQTSASEANSTGSMTPENQIIINKQPCEPVRKSLTPTIMGRSYTKLPCQQVRYDSPPTVESISDSLEDLNFNPKRTYDKQSEFDSRTYRKSAVKNREKLKMNFEWSGSPFTPLNNGNIPMSTPLVSNKTSNSDQGVFKSPLHFDSSTFSRSQLKNRRAVPFSGLQIKNTAILQSESPGVFETFTIAKQNNGMINIDPEYLENSLDYITNVQTPSFTNFDLDTTHDSPFNVSTNLNSTVIFDNRSVGSVENGHAVPTNGTHHSNTSMGIKNGSVGIVNNSDGNFGSFGINNATMDINNDSYDINNATIDINNGSLGVYNATFDINDRSVGINNATMDINNSSFGTNDVNKESLIINNASTGMENSPIDTLNDTFCMNNGIDDSRHINSASQIALNQTYDNNQNIASARYLPPTLSTETLNSTFEVPKEQSYLSKTPNLVKRLSVSQGDGLEKIEPTMENPRRSFSDHKPAVPRGPLKNSKLSLPVKRSLYSSNTNIRQQTEAEEPHLNFSHVYNKTASNSKENLKVNMKSGLKRPMSVFERHSEVKYYNLTDKKNVLNSTFCKSATNLSASYIVEKNNSAEDISRGSADSKSSSSSSILSSSSYVCISTSNGANEPHFELKKGTENLISPPASSSTPKSNVAKRVQPRNISPASQYSSQEDQLNFQPFPNLPAPKNPSPDSTNFRDHNPTGTQLIMNETLTVEPSAKAPPKFSSESTFIRPPRTSGLRMPSVRQPPASRLPMPASTAGIPRFASRLPTFRTRVPAPVKK; encoded by the exons CCCATGGAGGATCACCCAGTTTCAGCAATGATATCATGAAGGGTCAGGTTCAGCTCGTGATTGCCTCCTTACAGAAGTCAGTGCCCCACAAAATATTTTGGCTCAGTGAGGATTTTGTGGATGAAGAAATACTTGAAACATGTATCATCAAAAGCAtatcagaaaatgaagaaacatG GTTGCAGCCAGATTTTTCCGGTAATGAAAGCTTTGAAGTTGACAGCGTTGAAGAATGGCTCTCGAAGGAATCTCCcaaaactaattttattttgtccaATACTGGCAACAGCAATAATTATGCCTCAG GTATCGGAAAACACCCAAGCCCGTACCTTACATTTGTACGTCAAAAGAGACCTAATTTTGATATGTCCAAACTAACTTTAGCGCCTAATATTTTGGACTTAAATGTAACTGGTGATGGAGTTGGAAATGTAGATCATGAAAATGATGGCAGCATGGCATCTTCCCTATTACTCGATTCGCACGTTGCACATTTAGATAAAACTGGAGTTCTGAATTTTGAT gaccAAACAGAATCCGAGTCCTTACAGAACTGTTTAAATCAAACATCTGCGTCGGAAGCCAACAGCACAGGATCAATGACACCAGAAAATCAAATAATAATCAATAAACAACCCTGTGAGCCAGTTCGGAAATCTCTTACGCCCACAATTATGGGCCGCAGTTACACCAAATTGCCTTGTCAGCAAGTCAGGTATGACTCACCGCCAACAGTGGAGAGCATCAGTGATTCGCTAGaagatttaaattttaaccCCAAAAGAACTTACGATAAACAGTCTGAGTTTGACTCGCGAACTTACCGTAAGTCAGCAGTCAAAAATCgggaaaagctaaaaatgaatttcgaatgGAGTGGATCGCCCTTCACTCCTTTAAACAATGGAAACATCCCAATGTCAACTCCGCTAGTCTCGAATAAAACCTCCAATTCAGATCAAGGAGTTTTCAAAAGCCCTCTTCATTTCGACTCTTCAACTTTCAGCCGTAGTCAGCTGAAAAATCGTCGAGCAGTGCCTTTCTCCGgtttacaaataaaaaacacaGCAATTCTTCAGTCTGAATCTCCTGGTGTTTTTGAAACGTTTACAATCGCTAAACAAAACAATGGTATGATCAACATAGATCCTGAATATCTTGAAAACAGTCTGGATTACATCACTAACGTTCAGACACCGTCGTTCACAAACTTTGATTTAGATACCACCCACGATTCCCCGTTCAATGTGTCCActaatttaaattcaactgtTATTTTTGACAACAGATCAGTTGGAAGTGTTGAAAATGGACATGCAGTCCCTACAAATGGTACACATCATAGCAATACAAGCATGGGTATCAAAAATGGCTCTGTTGGTATTGTTAATAATTCAGATGGAAACTTTGGCTCGTTTGGCATTAACAATGCCACCATGGACATCAATAATGATTCATATGACATTAACAATGCTACCATTGACATCAATAATGGCTCGCTTGGCGTTTACAATGCTACTTTTGACATTAATGATCGCTCAGTGGGTATTAACAATGCCACTATGGACATCAATAACAGCTCGTTTGGCACAAATGATGTTAATAAAGAGTCTTTGATTATCAACAATGCTTCCACAGGTATGGAAAACTCGCCTATCGATACTCTTAATGATACTTTTTGTATGAATAATGGTATTGATGATAGTCGCCATATTAACAGTGCATCCCAAATAGCCTTAAATCAAACATACGACAATAATCAAAATATTGCAAGTGCCCGGTATCTGCCGCCTACATTGTCCACAGAAACGCTTAATTCAACTTTCGAAGTTCCGAAGGAGCAATCATACTTGTCAAAAACACCAAATTTAGTCAAACGACTGTCAGTATCACAAGGTGATGGTCTGGAAAAAATCGAACCCACCATGGAAAATCCCAGAAGATCTTTCTCTGACCACAAACCAGCAGTTCCTCGAGGGccgttaaaaaattcaaaactctcGTTGCCTGTGAAACGAAGTCTATATTCGTCAAATACTAATATTAGGCAGCAAACGGAAGCAGAAGAGCCCCACCTTAATTTCTCACATGTATACAACAAGACAGCATCAAActccaaagaaaatttgaaagtcaacATGAAGAGTGGCTTAAAACGTCCAATGAGTGTGTTTGAGCGGCATTCTGAAGTCAAGTATTACAATTTAACGGATAAGAAGAATGTCTTAAATTCAACATTCTGCAAGTCTGCTACTAATTTGAGTGCTTCCTATATTGTTGAGAAAAATAACTCAGCGGAGGACATCAGCAGAGGGAGTGCTGACTCCAAGTCATCCTCTTCGAGTAGCATATTGTCAAGTTCAAGTTACGTCTGCATTTCAACCTCCAATGGTGCTAACGAGCCACATTTTG AACTCAAAAAAGGGACAGAAAATCTCATTTCTCCTCCTGCATCAAGTTCAACTCCAAAAAGCAACG TTGCTAAACGTGTTCAGCCGCGAAACATTTCGCCAGCCTCGCAATACAGCTCTCAGGAAGATCAGCTAAACTTCCAGCCGTTCCCAAATCTGCCAGCGCCTAAAAATCCAAGCCCTGACAGCACAAATTTCCGGGACCATAATCCCACTGGAACTC AATTAATAATGAATGAAACCCTTACAGTTGAACCGTCAGCCAAAGCACCACCGAAATTTTCCTCAGAATCAACATTTATCAGACCGCCAAGG ACTTCAGGTTTGAGGATGCCCTCTGTTCGTCAACCTCCTGCAAGCAGATTGCCAATGCCTGCGTCCACAGCTGGTATTCCTAGATTTGCATCCAGACTTCCAACGTTTAGAACCAG ggTTCCTGCACCTGTTAAAAAATAG